Proteins encoded within one genomic window of Triticum aestivum cultivar Chinese Spring chromosome 2D, IWGSC CS RefSeq v2.1, whole genome shotgun sequence:
- the LOC123053536 gene encoding ATP-dependent RNA helicase SUV3L, mitochondrial, translating into MAAAIAASLIRRTTSSPYRRLLLPTFSHLHRPAPQPPSPWLPSQHRFLSSDAPADPDRKLPPLDPKQLWRELSTTEPATGSSRLPKATWDEVVALTRRFAKDPAIADQALALYIPSSEFPTYARHFRHFIPARLSQESAERLLSLPGEDAHALLLPAFAEYCLNYHADQLRQNKSVMAAADLTAPHTWYPFARAMRRRVVYHCGPTNSGKTHNALARFSAAKSGVYCSPLRLLAMEVFDKVNALGVYCTLRTGQEIKEVPFSNHVACTIEMLSTEELYEVAVVDEIQMMADPVRGYAWSRAVLGIKADEIHLCGDPSVLKIVRKVCADTGDDLEVHQYERFKPLVVEAKPLLGDLKNVRSGDCVVAFSRREIFEVKLAIEKFTKHKCCVIYGALPPETRRQQATLFNEQDNEYDVLVASDAVGMGLNLNIRRVVFYSLSKYNGDKMVPVAASQVKQIAGRAGRRGSVYPDGLTTTFLLDDLDYLIQCLQQPFEEAQKIGLFPCFEQVEMFASQFPNLTFTDLLDKFRDNCRIDKTYFMCQQDSIKKVANMLERVQGLSLKDRYNFCFAPVNIRDPKAMYHLLRFATHYSQSRRVSIAMGMPKGSARNDTELLDLETKHQVLSMYLWLSHHFEEDNFPHVQKAEEMATNIADLLGKSLAKASWKPESRQQAKQRREEIEESDRNAEQASDDDAKDVSKVGYERTRSLPKTFQRTRHGQPSHNSSLNLLA; encoded by the exons ATGGCCGCCGCCATCGCTGCCTCGCTTATCCGCCGCACCACCTCATCGCCGTACCGCCGCCTTCTCCTCCCCACCTTCTCCCACCTCCACCGCCCTGCCCCCCAACCTCCATCCCCATGGCTCCCATCCCAGCATCGCTTCCTCTCGTCCGACGCACCCGCCGACCCTGATCGGAAGCTGCCTCCGCTGGACCCGAAGCAGCTATGGCGCGAGCTCTCCACCACCGAGCCTGCGACGGGCTCGTCGCGCCTCCCCAAGGCCACGTGGGACGAGGTGGTGGCCCTCACCCGCCGCTTCGCCAAGGATCCCGCCATTGCCGACCAGGCCCTCGCGCTCTACATCCCCTCCTCGGAGTTTCCCACGTATGCTCGGCACTTCCGCCACTTCATCCCTGCGCGCCTCTCCCAAGAATCCGCCGAGCGGCTCCTTTCTCTCCCGGGCGAGGACGCGCACGCCCTCCTCCTCCCGGCCTTCGCCGAGTACTGCCTCAACTACCATGCGGATCAGTTGAGGCAGAACAAGTCCGTCATGGCTGCGGCTGACCTCACGGCGCCGCACACCTGGTACCCCTTCGCCCGCGCCATGCGCCGGCGGGTGGTGTACCATTGCGGGCCCACCAACAGCGGCAAGACGCACAACGCACTCGCACGCTTCAGCGCCGCCAAGTCCGGTGTGTACTGCAGCCCGCTCCGGCTCCTCGCCATGGAGGTGTTCGACAAGGTCAATGCACTCGGTGTCTACTGCACCCTCCGCACTGGCCAGGAGATAAAGGAAGTCCCCTTCTCCAACCATGTTGCTTGCACTATTGAGATGCTGTCCACGGAGGAGCTCTACGAAGTCGCCGTGGTTGATGAGATACAGATGATGGCTGACCCTGTGAGGGGCTATGCGTGGTCACGTGCTGTTCTTGGGATCAAGGCAGATGAGATACATCTCTGTGGTGACCCTAGTGTGCTCAAGATTGTTCGTAAGGTCTGCGCAGATACTGGTGATGATTTGGAGGTGCATCAGTATGAGCGGTTCAAGCCACTTGTTGTCGAGGCCAAGCCGCTACTTGGAGACCTCAAGAATGTTCGCTCTGGTGATTGCGTTGTTGCCTTCTCACGCAGAGAGATATTTGAGGTGAAGCTGGCAATTGAGAAGTTTACGAAGCACAAGTGTTGCGTCATATATGGAGCTTTGCCACCGGAGACAAGGCGCCAGCAAGCAACATTGTTCAATGAACAGGATAATGAGTATGATGTTCTTGTAGCGAGTGATGCGGTCGGTATGGGTCTGAACCTTAACATTAGGAGGGTTGTGTTCTATAGCTTGTCCAAGTACAACGGGGACAAGATGGTACCTGTTGCTGCTTCACAGGTAAAACAGATAGCTGGGCGTGCTGGTCGGAGGGGAAGTGTTTATCCAGATGGACTCACAACCACTTTCTTGTTGGATGATTTGGATTATTTAATTCAGTGCCTGCAACAGCCGTTTGAGGAGGCACAAAAAATTGGTCTTTTTCCTTGCTTCGAACAAGTGGAAATGTTTGCCAGTCAGTTCCCCAACCTCACTTTCACTGACTTGTTGGATAAGTTCCGTGACAATTGCCGCATCGACAAGACATACTTCATGTGCCAGCAGGATAGTATCAAGAAGGTTGCTAATATGCTCGAGAGGGTACAGGGTCTCTCCCTCAAGGATCGCTACAATTTTTGTTTTGCGCCAGTTAATATAAGGGATCCGAAAGCCATGTACCATCTTCTGAGATTTGCTACTCATTATAGCCAGAGCCGTCGTGTTAGCATTGCGATGGGAATGCCGAAGGGTTCGGCAAGGAATGACACTGAACTGCTGGATCTCGAGACGAAGCACCAGGTCCTGTCGATGTATTTGTGGCTGTCACACCATTTTGAGGAAGATAACTTTCCTCATGTGCAGAAAGCTGAGGAAATGGCAACGAATATTGCTGATTTGCTTGGCAAGTCACTTGCCAAGGCATCCTGGAAGCCTGAATCAAGACAACAAGCAAAGCAGAGGCGAGAAGAAATAGAGGAGAGTGACAGAAATGCTGAACAGGCGTCAGATGATGATGCAAAGGATGTTTCCAAAGTTGGTTATGAAAGGACGAGGTCGCTTCCTAAAACATTTCAAAG GACAAGACATGGTCAGCCCAGCCATAATTCTTCTTTGAACCTTCTGGCCTGA